GGATCTCTGGAGATGGGggagggctgcagagctgtgggggcACACACAGatgggccagggcagggcagagctgggggctgggggtcagGGCTGGGGAATGTGCAGCCCCCTTGCTGCCAGCAGCCTCCTTGGGGTGCCCacccccaggacagggcagggcagggcatcccccaggcagagcagcggGGCTGAGCCAGGATTGATCCCTCTCTGCACCTTGCAGGAGTGGGCAGACGTGTGTTGCAGGGGGCTCCGGAGTGTCCATGCCTACATCCTGGTCTATGACATCTGTTGCTTTGACAGCTTCGAGTACATCAAAACCATCCGCCAGCAGATCCTGGAAACAAGGTAGGGATGGCTTTGGGATCATCCCCACGGTGGCACAGCCCCGTGGCTCCTGCCAAGGGAGATTGGCACCACGGGGGTACATGCTGGCATCCCAGATGAGATATCAGACTGGCACAAAGCCCCTTTGCAGGATGGGAGCCCAAACACCAAGAGAGGAGCAGGACACCAAGTAGGCTCCTCTGAACCCAAGGAGGGCTGGAGGAttctctgctgccagccccaaaaATGAGCTGCAAAATGCCCAGCAAAGGGTCAGAACTCCTGCCTCATTCCTgacagaattcccaggaaaagagaATTAGCTGCCCTCTGTAAGATTCCacaccagcagcacatccaACACCCTTCACTTCACATCCACACCTTCCACTCTTACTCCAGGAGAGACAAAACAGGGTTAAGGTTGGCAGAGCTTTGAGGGGGCTGACTGGGAGCTGCCTTTCACTCTGGCTGTGGGTTTGTGCATTAATGTGCCAGGGGGTGAGCCCCGAGCGAGCCCTGGGGGTGCACGAGGGGTGGCTGGAGAGGGACAAGAGGACGAGACACGCTCCCCTTGGAGCCAAGAGCCCTTTTGGGACGGGCACTCACTCTGCCACCCTCTGCCACCGCCCTCCCTCCGCAGGGTCATCGGCACCTCGGAGACACCCATCATCATCGTGGGCAACAAGCGGGACCTGCAGCGCGGCCGCGTCATCCCGCGCTGGAACGTCTCCAACCTGGTGAAGAAGACGTGGAAGTGTGGCTACATCGAGTGCTCGGCCAAGTACAACTGGCACATCCTGCTGCTCTTCAGCGAGCTCCTCAAGAGCGTGGGCTGCGCCCGCTGCAAGCACGTCCACACCACCATCCGCTTCCAGGGCGCGCTGCGCAGGAACCGCTGCACCATCATGTGAGCCCtgcccccaggaccccaaatcTGGCCGTGGTTCTGCTCCCTGGGTGgtggcagctgtgctggaggcacCTCGGGGGTCGCtgaggtgacatttggggaTGGGGCACTGTGGGTGGAGTGGTGCAGGCAGCCCAGGGATGGCCTTGGCTGAACCCCTGGGCTCTCTCCAAGCTCACAGCGCTTGAGGCCGGAGCCATGCCAGGGGTTGGACAGGAGGTGCCCTCAGAGGGTGCCAGATTTTGGCTGTGGGTTCATCTTTGCCAGTTCCTGCCCTGGTGCTGCCTGCCTGCCATCACCTGCTCCAGGAAGGGAATTatccagcacctgcagcccgCTGCTCTGGGTGTGCTTCTCTCTCTGGAGGAGTTCTGCTTCTCCCCTTGTGGAGCTGGGATTTCTCcctggggaaggcagagcagCCACCTTACACGGGCTGGCTTTTGGCTCAGGTTGGGTCTGATTTCCAGGTGGAATTTCTGGATGAAAGcagaaaggtggaaaaaaaaaacaacttaagTCCCAATCCTGCTCCTGATATCCCCAGGAGTTGGGTTCTGCcttcccagggctctgagctcccctctgccccagcacagccccagcacaggaaggttTCTCCTCCCCTCAGCCTGTGAACAGCAAATAATTTGGGAACACTCCTTGCCGGGCAGGTCACCCCTCTGCTACCTCTCGTCCTGGGCTCAGCAGGTGATGGATTCACCCATCCCCGGGGTGTCTGGGGCAGGTGGGCATTCCCCGGgtgcccctgtgccccccgtgcccccggCAGCACCACCAGGTCCGACCCTGCTGGGTTTTCTCACAGGGATGTTGCCTCGGCAGCAacagggagctggagcagcacttcCAGTTGTATtcttgttttttgggtttttttttcctctttgcatATCCCTAATAGAAAAGTGAGCccctcttttatttatttatttattttattattattttttaatcttctggTTTATGTTTgcaccagagctgcagctcaccTGCATCCTGCCCTGCAGGGTGGGTTGCCAAAGGGCAGCCCCTGTTAGGAAATTATGATGGGGTGGTGAAGGGAGAGCAAGATGCCAAGAGGGTCGTGGTTTCTCCATGGCTGGTCCCTGTGAGACACAGGGAAACACCATCCTCATCTCCTGAGGCAGGATCTGTGTCTGATCCATCCTCCAGCAAAACCATCTCTGTGATTCCTGCTGTCACAAGGAGCTGGATGGGTTCAGCACCGCTCTGGGCAGCAGTACAGGACAGCCAGCCCTCTGTGCCACCACAGCCAGGTGTCCAtggcccagcagctctgagctccagTGCCTCTCACCGCCCCACccccgtgccagggctgggggtacaTCCTGCTCCCCCCTCCCTGCTAAGGGAATCAAACCCCTTGCtccaaaactaaaaaaaaaaaagggaaaaattaggAAAGGCAATGTGGGGGCACGGGTCCATCTCAGCCAGGAAGGGCAGTGGCATTGTCACCATTGTCACCATCTCTCACCCTCATGGCAAACCCGGCTGCCCTGTCTGAGCTCATCCTGTCAGGATTTATTAACACATGTAAGTCCACTTATCGATCCCTGGCTAGAGCTTTATCCCTCCAAATTGTCCAAGAAGGAAATTCCTTGGTAAATGCTAATAATAAAGCATTTATAAAGTGCTCTGACGTACACATATCAACGACTAAGCCAATACATTGTTTGTTATAACCCTGTAGCCTGCAGTTTATAGCACAATTAGTTACAGGTTTTTATAGCATCTATTtagtattttgaagaaaaaaaaaaaggttataaATATAATTGTTATATTCTATTGTACTTTATAGACAGAGGAAGTTATATTAGTAATAATAACAACTCTCACTGCTTCGACAGCGTTTCCCAGCTCCCGGGAAAACGAGGGCTACAAAGAGTTACTTTCCCAAGAGCCCAGGAAGGGgcaggtggtggtggtggcacccTGGGTGCAGGCAGGGAACCCCAGGCAGGCAGATCTGAGGTGTCCAGGCCCAGGGATTGGAGCACACGGCAGCACCCTACTCACACCTTACTACAGATTTACCCAATTCCACCCTGGTCCTGCTGACagcagcctgggcctggcacgGGCTGGGATGTCCccactgctgtgcccagggcagtgccaggttTCTGCCCTGTGCTCGTGGAGGTGATGCCTGGGTTTGGTTTGACCCCACCAAGGATGcttccctgtccctctcctcctcctgccccagtgAGCATCCCACTTGCCTGGACTTGGCTTTCCTCTCCCCCCTGGACTCCTTGTCAGAGATTCCCGAGGTGTCTGCACCGCCTGTGACGCCCTGCACCTCCTTCTTtgaaatggaattaaaaatcAGGTCTGTCCCCCTTGTTCTGTACCAGCCTCAGGAGTGTTTTTGCCAGCAGGTTTTGCATTCCCGCAGTCCCAGCGCTCACAtttgctgctcctctgcagggaAGTGGGGCTGACTTCATCCTCTCGTGGGAAATGAGACTCTCTTGGGCATTGTGGGGTTCTCAGGGGGACGTTTGCTGTGCCCACA
The Taeniopygia guttata chromosome 19, bTaeGut7.mat, whole genome shotgun sequence DNA segment above includes these coding regions:
- the RASL10B gene encoding ras-like protein family member 10B isoform X2, which gives rise to MVTTFKIAVLGAQGVGKSAIVRQFLYNEFSEVCVPTTARRVYLPAVVMNGHVHDLQIMDFPPISAFPVNTLQEWADVCCRGLRSVHAYILVYDICCFDSFEYIKTIRQQILETRVIGTSETPIIIVGNKRDLQRGRVIPRWNVSNLVKKTWKCGYIECSAKYNWHILLLFSELLKSVGCARCKHVHTTIRFQGALRRNRCTIM
- the RASL10B gene encoding ras-like protein family member 10B isoform X1, with translation MVTTFKIAVLGAQGVGKSAIVRQFLYNEFSEVCVPTTARRVYLPAVVMNGHVHDLQIMDFPPISAFPVNTLQLRVHQNHPPADPGNKGHRHLGDTHHHRGQQAGPAARPRHPALERLQPGEEDVEVWLHRVLGQVQLAHPAALQRAPQERGLRPLQARPHHHPLPGRAAQEPLHHHVSPAPRTPNLAVVLLPGWWQLCWRHLGGR